GTGCGCGCCGAGGCGGCCTGCACGCTGGCCGAACCGCTCATCTTCTCCGACACCGAGGGCAAGGTCGCCCAGTGCGTTCGCACGCTGGGCAAGGACCTGCGCAAGGAACTCGTCACCAGCTACAGCGCAATCAAGTCACAGCAGTAGCGCGCGGCTGCGCGATCACGGAAACTGTGTAGGGGCGAGGCATGCCTCGCCCTCCGATCGTTCCGCCCAGCCACGTCGCATGGCCCCCTCAGTCGCCGGCGTAAGGCGCCGCCGGACGGCTCCCCCAAGGTTGGGGGAGCGCGCATGGGTTGCGCGCTTCGCCCGCTCCCAAAACCCCTATTTTTCAACTTATGCAAGAAAACCCTTGACAGTTTGCAGGGGACTTATATAATCGGGCCATTCGATAGCCATACGTTGCCATACATGCACTGGCACCATATATGAGCTGAGTGGTTTTAACCGTGGTAAAAGCAATGCCAATCGGCCTCGTCTCCAACCCAAACCTTCTTTCCCAAGGAAGTTCCCACCCAATCACCACCAATTGGGGGCGCGGTCGGCTGGCATTGTTCTTTTCTTAGTATGGGCAAGTTCATTTCTCTGAAGGGGTAGATCTCATGACGAAAGCACAGTTGATTGAATCCGTAGCGAAGAATAACTCGGGCCTTTCCAAGCGGGCCATTGAAGGCGTCGTCGACGCGGCGTTCGAAGAGATGGCCAAGGCCATCAAGAAGGAAAAGCGCTTTTCCTTCCCCGGCTTCGGCACCTTCACCGTCCGTAAGCGCAAGGCCCGCAAGGGTCGCAACCCGCAGACCGGCGAGTCCATCAAGATTGCGGCCTCCAAGACCGTTGGCTTCAAGCCCTCGCCGACTCTCAAGAAGAGCCTCTAGTTCACTGTTTCGGGGGTCGCCGCGATCTGATAACAAATAGCCCTCACCTACTTTTTGCGGCGGCTCCCGATTTTTCAGGGCACAAAAGAAACCCCGCTCCACCTGGAGCGGGGTTTTTGTTTGCGACACAGGGGGGCTTGGCAAGCCAAACCCCTGCAGGCAGTGGCAGGGGTACGGCTTGCCGCGCGCCCATCACCCTCAGCGCGCCAGCCGGTCCTTGCCGGTTCCCAGCACCTCCAGCAGGGCCTGCACGCGC
This genomic interval from Chrysiogenia bacterium contains the following:
- a CDS encoding HU family DNA-binding protein translates to MTKAQLIESVAKNNSGLSKRAIEGVVDAAFEEMAKAIKKEKRFSFPGFGTFTVRKRKARKGRNPQTGESIKIAASKTVGFKPSPTLKKSL